From Pleurocapsa sp. PCC 7319:
AAGCTTAACTCTTTCCTTACCCTGTGTTTACTTTACATATCTATACTTAAAGTTAACATAGACATATTACAAAATAGCCCACGAAAATTATGCTTTTGAGTCAACAACTAAATCTAAAAAGAAAGGGAGAGGAGTTATCTCTACAACTATATGAAAAGGGAACTGAAGTTAGTATTTTAGATTCAGGTATTTGGCAAGTTTATCGGGGTGTCGTGCAGTTAAGCCGAGTTCAGCTTGATGGCAGTGAGATTGTTTTAGGCTGGGTAACGGCAAATGGCATTTTTAGCAATGGTTTGGATAGTTCCTCTGTCCCTTATCGGGCGATCGCACTGTCAGATGTTTATATCAAACGTTATTCTCTCAAGGATATTACTAGATACCCTCAATTAGGTAGACAATTTCTGGCTCAATTTAGCGATCGCCTAATAAAATCAGAAAAATTGCTAGCTATAGTTGCCATTAAACGAGTAGAAGACCGTCTTCGAGAGTTTCTGTTAATGCTGAAACAAGAAATGGGACAAGATGTTAGCGATGGTATTCGTTTGCAAACCCGTTTTACTCACCAACAATTAGCTGAAGCGATTTGCACTACCAGAGTTACAATTACTAGAATACTGGGAGATTTTCAAAATCAGGGCTGGGTTTATTTTGATAGCGATCGCCACATTGTTATTAAAAACTTTTGAAGATGAATCAGACTAAGGTTGTCCACTTACAATACATAGGCTAGAAAAGGGTACAATACTTATCCTTTATTACTTTTTAGTTTTTATTTTCTTCGATGACATAACACAACTGAGAGAATTATATTAAGAGCCTGAGTAGCCATTTCAGAGCTTTGAAATTACATTCTTTGTTTACTCAATTTATTGTTTTTAAATAATGGCGTAATAAAATAATTCGGTCATTTCCCCAAAAAAGTTCTCCCGAAACAATAAATGTGGGAACTCCAAAAACTCCAGACTCGAGTGCACGGTTAATTGTCCTATTAAGTTGGCTCATAGTCTCTTTTTCTGCAAGCAGGCTTTGAAAATCATCAGTCGATATACCACAAGCCTCGGCACAGGTAACACATTCTTTTTCATATATTTGGGATAATGAACTGGTAAACATGGCTCTAAATAGCAAGCGACTATAATCTTTTTCTTTGCCTAGACGCTGTGCAACTGTACAAGCTCGTGCCAGCAACTCTGAGTCAAAATTTACTCGACCACGAGGTTCAATATAGGGAATAGCGTAGAATTTAGCCCATCGCTTGGCATCCTGTTCACGATAATTCCATTCGTATTGCCCAGAAACTGGCTCTCCTTCAAAAGGACTAATGCCACCTTGCTTAATCAGTCTTGCGCTATTAACTGGATGCCATACAATCTGACAATCAAATTCTTGTTCTAGGGTTTCAATCTGAGTAGATGCAAGATATGAATAACGGCTACCAATAGAATAGTAAAAATCAACAATTTTTTTCATGGTTAATTTTTCACTATTGATGTCCGATAAATTACTAAACAAAATTAGTCGTCAAGTTACTCGCTATTATCGTTTAATTTTATTAGTAAATTTAACTCTAGTTATTAGTTTCATTTCTTGGAGTATCTGTTTACCAGCAATAGCACTATTAAGACAGCATCATGAAACGCCTGATGTTTTACGTTACCATGCTCAAGATTCTTTAAAAGACCGTGACGGGAATACTTGGCAGGTAGTGTTGTTTCCTGATAAAACTCAGATTGATAACACAAAATATTATTTACGCTTAGTAGGATTTCCAGGAATTAACTCTTTTAATCATCCTCAATCATTAGAAATACTGACTTCAGAGGGAAATGTGTTAACAGCTAAAGATGATTATCAGCAGTCTGCTCCCGCCCCTAATGTAGGTCAATATGATTTAACTTCAATAGTGCCTCAACTCCCTCAAAAAGGTACTTTGAAATTAGCTGTACCTTTACAAGAAAATCGGGAATTAGCTTTAAAAATTCCGAGAGAAGTGCTAACAGAATGGCAGCTGCTAGCCCGTGAACTAGAGGGATGAGAAATCAGAGTCAGAGATTATTAACACTGGGCAGAAGTCACAAAGGCGAATAGTTTGACGCATCTAGTCAGAAAATAATCACAATAGAATAGAATTAAACTTTAGAGTTACATTTGCTTTTAATTACGATCGCAATCGCCAATGATAGATATTCGGCAGACAATTGCTCAAGAACTTGCGTTACCATCTCGCAACATCAACAATGCCCTAAATTTGTGGCTAGAAGGGGGAACAGTTCCTTTTATTGCCCGCTATCGTAAAGAGCAGACTGGCTCCCTAGACGAAGTGCAGCTCAGAAATATTTTTGAACGCTATACCTATTTAGATGAACTAGAAAAGCGTAAAGAGAAAATCTTAGAAGAAATTGCCTCTCAGGATAAATTAACCGCTCAGCTTAAAGGTCAAATTGAAGCTTGTTTGAATAAAATCGAACTAGAAGATTTATATTTGCCCTATAAACCTAAGCGGCGCACGAGAGCTACTATCGCGAGGGAGAAAGGTTTAGAACCTTTGGCTGATTGGATTGTAGCCCAAAATAAACCTCAGGTATCATCGGTAAATTTGACCAAAGAAGCCAGCAATTATATTAATATTGAACAAGGTGTAGAGAATTCTGAACAAGCTTTAGCAGGAGCTTCAGATATTTTAGCCGAATCAGTGGCAGAGCAAGCAGATATTAGAGCTTATTTACGAGAATATTTCTTGAAGCGGGGAGTGTTTACTTCACGAATTAAAAATGATTACCCCGAAGGTAGTACTAAATACGAAATGTATCGTGATTATACCTATGGTGTAAGTAAGATTCCCCCTCATAATATCTTGGCGTTGTATCGTGGAGAGACAGAAGGGGTCTTAAGTGTAGATATTGCTTTTGATGAGTCTGAAGTGATGACTTATCTGGAACAAAAGGTAATTAAGACTAAGGCTGCTCGAATGAGGGAATTCTATCAGGTAATGCTCAAAGATGCCTTTAATCGTCTGCTTAAACCTTCATTAATTCGAGAGGTGAGAAGCGATCGCAAAGATTATGCCGACCTAGAATCAATTCAAACCTTTGAAGCTAATTTACGTAATCTCTTACTTGCTTCTCCTGCGGGAATGAAACCTACCCTGGCGATCGATCCAGGTTTTCGGACTGGTTGTAAAGTGGTAGTTCTGTCGGATACAGGTAAGTTTCTAGAATATCAGGCAATTTATCCCCATACTGGCGAAGGGAAACGAAAACAAGCAGCTCAAGCCGTTAAAGAGTTGATTGATCAATACCAAATTGCCTTAATTGCCATTGGTAATGGTACGGCTTCCCGCGAAACCGATCAGTTTATCGGCGAAGTTTGTCAACACCTGGAACAAAAACCAATCAAGGTAATCGTTAATGAATCTGGTGCATCTATTTATTCCGCTAGTGAAGTAGCCCGAGAAGAATTTCCTGATTTAGATCTTACCGTTCGGGGAGCAATTAGCATTGGTAGAAGATTGCAAGATCCCTTGGCAGAACTGGTAAAAATTGATCCTAAATCCATTGGAGTGGGTCAATACCAACATGATGTGAATCAAAAGTTACTCAAACAAAAGCTTGAGGAAAGCGTGGAAAGCTGTGTTAACTATGTAGGAGTGGATCTAAATACTGCTTCTAAAGAATTGCTGACCTTTGTATCAGGAATTTCCACAACTGTTGCTAATAATATTGTGGCTTATCGCAATGAAAAAGGAGCATTTAAGAATAGAAAAGAACTATTGAAAATTGCCAAGTTGGGCAAAAAAACCTACGAACAAGCAGCAGGATTTTTACGTATTCGTAACGGTGATAATCCCTTAGATAATACAGCAGTACATCCCGAGAGCTATCAAGTAATCAAGCAAATAGCCCAAACCCTTAAGGTACCTTTGGAACAGATTAGCAAAGTAGGAGAACGGCTCAAAGTTCTTGACCTCAAACAATTTGTTACTGAAGATATTGGCTTACCCACCCTGCAAGATGCGATCGCAGAATTGGAAAAACCAGGACGAGACCCTAGGGAACAGTTTAAGTATGCTACTTTCCAGGATGGTATTGCTGAAATTAGCGATCTAACTGAAGGGATGGTTTTAGAAGGTGTGGTTACTAACGTAGTCAATTTTGGCGCATTTGTGGATATTGGAGTACATCAAGATGGTTTAGTACATATATCTCAATTGTGTGATCGCTTCGTTACCGACCCTAATGAAATTGTCAAAGTGGGACAGGTAGTAAAAGTTAGAGTTCTAGATGTTAATGAAAAGCTGAAACGTATTGGCTTATCGATTAAGCAAGCAAGTTAGCTACTCGAAGGTTGAACAACTTAAAGGACTGAACTTGTAACCAGAGTGAAAATTGTACTAAAGTTCAGATAGCTCGATCATAATTTCAGCTTCATCACAATCCAACTTAACCATGCCTAATTTACAAGAACGACTAAGGCAAGACATTGCCGATATCTCTTGGCAAGACTTACTACCTCACGCTAAGCGGGATGCAATTATCGTCGTCAAAGAAGAGTTAGATTTATCGGAAGTCGGGATGGCGATCGCTGAGGATAACACGGTCTCAGTTAAAACCTGGATTACTAAGCAATCAATTTCTAAGCCTACTGCCGATCAATTAGCTAATTGGAATAAAGAACCTCAAAAACAGTTTACGACCTTAATTGTGCAGCCTTTTGTGATTGTCAAAGAAGTGAAAAATTAGTCGATTTGATTAGAGTTTTCTCTTGCTGCAAAATCTTCATCAGAAATGGCGACATTTTGTAACAGTCTGATGGGAGTTAGATCTTTCAATAACTTGAGAGAAGTGCGATCTCGTACAAATAAGGAACCAGCAAAACCTAAAGAATTAATCGGGATATGTTGAAAAGACTCTTGCGATCGCGGTACGATTAACATCCAATTTCTAGTAATCAAACAATTATAGGCTCCTGGCTGTCGTTGATTAACTGTCGTGGAATCGATCTTGAAGCCTACTAGGTTTAACAGAGCATGATAGTGTTGCAGCAAAATTTTGGCTGCTGCTTTGGGGGAACGACTAGAAGACAGAGCCAAGGAAGCGATCGCGTGGCAGAAAGGAAAACTAGCTATTCTACCAAAAACATTTTCGAAGTTCACATTGGCGATCGCGTTATTAATCGGAAGATGAACTACATTGGGTAGAAAAGGTAAAGGAATAAGCTGAAGATGTTTATGTCGTTGAGAAGCACCAGCTGTTTTTCCCCCATTATAAAAAGCCAATCCATCTATTTCTTGCAGACAACACCATAAAGCAGCAAAATCTTCTAGATTAAGTAAATCTGTCTGTTCCTCAAAGTCACGAGTCACTATCAGGAGATGATTATCTACGACATTAAACTTGTTGAGTAAACAGATATGACTGGGAGAAATATCCCCTACAAATAACTCTGGTTCATAAGGTAAGAAGGGATCTATTTCTTTGCCTATTTTATGTTCGGTTTCGGTTTGCTTTTTCCGTGCCTGTTCTTTGCGAGCCAAACTAGACAGACTACGTACTACGAAAGAAATATCATTCTGTTGAATCAATTGATACTCAGTTTCAATCGATTTAAGCGCACCACATTCACGAGCATATTGAGTTTGCTGGGTGGTTTTTGCCCAGAGAGTGCCTGGTTGTAATAGAGCTGTTTCGGTTGGATTAGTCACTGATTCTTCCATAGTCCATCATGCAGTCATTAAATACCAATTATGCATCGTCATTTTTCAATTGTTTAATACTGCTTGACAATCCTTAGTTATTTGTTGTTTCAAAGCTTCCACCGAAGGGAACTTTTGCTCTGGACGCAAAAACTTGAGTAGATTAACTTTCATAGTATGACCGTATAAATTTCCCGACCAATTTAGTAGATGAACCTCGATAGTAGGGGCTTCTCCGGCAACAGTAGGACGGCAGCCAATATTCATTACTCCTTTAACTACAGCTTGATTGAGTAAAACATCCACTGAATAAACACCGTATCGGGGTAAAAACTTTTCCTCAGGAAGTTGCAAATTCGCTGTGGGAAAACCAATAGTTCGACCCAACTGTTTTCCTGTGACTACTATTCCGCTCAAACTGTAGGGTCTACCTAACATTTTATTGGCAACAGCGATTTCTCCTCGAAGCAGAGCTTGACGAATTAACGAACTACTGACTCGCACTGCCTGACTATTGTAGTCTTGATATTTTCTTAGAGAATTGAGATTTACTGCGATCCCAAAACTTGAGGCAATCCTTTGTAAGTCTTGTGCTGTTCCTTCTCTTTGATACCCAAAACGGAAATCTAAACCAACACTTATTTGCCTCGTATGTAGTTGTTTAACTAATATTTGCTCAACAAACTGCTGTGGAGTAAGAGAAGCCATATTTCGATCAAATGGCAAGAGAATTAATTGCTCAATTCCCATATTAGAGAGCTGTTGAGCTTTTTCGGGAATAGGAGTTAAAAGTTGCAGTTTGCCCCCAGTAAAAAACTCTCGTGGGTGAGGAGTAAAGCTAACTACAGATGGATAGACGTGAGACTGTTGCAGGGGTTGAATAAAATGAATAATCGGTTTCAGCACTATTTGATGCCCTTGGTGAAGACCATCAAAATTACCAAGAGCGATCGCCGTAGGCGTCTTTATTTGTCCAATGGAAGATGTAATAAACACGCTTTACATTTTGACATAATTTATGACTGTCAATCAACTAACTGCAATGTATTGACCAATCTACAGCTTATACAAAGTTGCATTTAACTGACTTTTCCCGTTAAGTCTGAAAACAATGAGAGAGTAACTTTTTCAAGGTCACACTAATTATCAACAAGCAGGGTTTGATGACAATTATTTGTGGAGCAACAAGGTTTAGAGATAGAGGTAAACAAAGCGATCGCTCAATTGAAAAGATAACGGAAAAAGTCAGAGTCGTTCAAAGGCGTAACTTTCAAAATGAATATTTGGTTTCAAGACCAGGACACGTCACCCCAGGCGCTCCTGGTATCCGCCCGATATGGCTATCCCTCCCCGCCCTCAAAGGGCGAGGCTTCTCGCCCGATATGGTGAAAAGAAAATTTTTGTTACTGTTTAAGAATAATACATTTAGTTTTTGGTCGAAGAATGAGACCTTCACGTTCAAATTGATTGAGGATTTTGGTCACTGTAATTCTGGTAGTTCCGATCGCATCAGCCAATTCTTGATGAGTAATTTTGAAATCAATCAATTTTCCTTGCTGAACTACTCGTCCAAATTTATTGGCGAGCCATTTCAAGAGCAACCACAATCGCTTAGCTATTCTTGTATTGCGAACAATGAATAATAACTGTTGTGTTTGCTGTGCATGATAGAAAAATTCTTGAGAAAAGGTTCTCCATTGAGAACGAGGAATTGCTTTGGTAGTAACATCGCTCATGCATTTTAGAAAGTAAGGATTGACACAAGATAGAGGCTGACCCACCACATCTTGTTTCCCCCAAAATCCTAATGTAATCCATATACCTGATTCACTAACGGTATAGGTTTTAACTACACCAGCGACAATTAACCATATGTATCCTGAAGTTTTGGGTAATTCATCTCCAGAGTTGAAGAATGAAGTTGTTTGTTCGTATACCAA
This genomic window contains:
- a CDS encoding DUF2288 domain-containing protein; amino-acid sequence: MPNLQERLRQDIADISWQDLLPHAKRDAIIVVKEELDLSEVGMAIAEDNTVSVKTWITKQSISKPTADQLANWNKEPQKQFTTLIVQPFVIVKEVKN
- a CDS encoding Crp/Fnr family transcriptional regulator, with protein sequence MQSLVYEQTTSFFNSGDELPKTSGYIWLIVAGVVKTYTVSESGIWITLGFWGKQDVVGQPLSCVNPYFLKCMSDVTTKAIPRSQWRTFSQEFFYHAQQTQQLLFIVRNTRIAKRLWLLLKWLANKFGRVVQQGKLIDFKITHQELADAIGTTRITVTKILNQFEREGLILRPKTKCIILKQ
- a CDS encoding Crp/Fnr family transcriptional regulator; the encoded protein is MLLSQQLNLKRKGEELSLQLYEKGTEVSILDSGIWQVYRGVVQLSRVQLDGSEIVLGWVTANGIFSNGLDSSSVPYRAIALSDVYIKRYSLKDITRYPQLGRQFLAQFSDRLIKSEKLLAIVAIKRVEDRLREFLLMLKQEMGQDVSDGIRLQTRFTHQQLAEAICTTRVTITRILGDFQNQGWVYFDSDRHIVIKNF
- a CDS encoding DUF3122 domain-containing protein, which codes for MVNFSLLMSDKLLNKISRQVTRYYRLILLVNLTLVISFISWSICLPAIALLRQHHETPDVLRYHAQDSLKDRDGNTWQVVLFPDKTQIDNTKYYLRLVGFPGINSFNHPQSLEILTSEGNVLTAKDDYQQSAPAPNVGQYDLTSIVPQLPQKGTLKLAVPLQENRELALKIPREVLTEWQLLARELEG
- a CDS encoding bifunctional riboflavin kinase/FAD synthetase — translated: MFITSSIGQIKTPTAIALGNFDGLHQGHQIVLKPIIHFIQPLQQSHVYPSVVSFTPHPREFFTGGKLQLLTPIPEKAQQLSNMGIEQLILLPFDRNMASLTPQQFVEQILVKQLHTRQISVGLDFRFGYQREGTAQDLQRIASSFGIAVNLNSLRKYQDYNSQAVRVSSSLIRQALLRGEIAVANKMLGRPYSLSGIVVTGKQLGRTIGFPTANLQLPEEKFLPRYGVYSVDVLLNQAVVKGVMNIGCRPTVAGEAPTIEVHLLNWSGNLYGHTMKVNLLKFLRPEQKFPSVEALKQQITKDCQAVLNN
- a CDS encoding Tex family protein is translated as MIDIRQTIAQELALPSRNINNALNLWLEGGTVPFIARYRKEQTGSLDEVQLRNIFERYTYLDELEKRKEKILEEIASQDKLTAQLKGQIEACLNKIELEDLYLPYKPKRRTRATIAREKGLEPLADWIVAQNKPQVSSVNLTKEASNYINIEQGVENSEQALAGASDILAESVAEQADIRAYLREYFLKRGVFTSRIKNDYPEGSTKYEMYRDYTYGVSKIPPHNILALYRGETEGVLSVDIAFDESEVMTYLEQKVIKTKAARMREFYQVMLKDAFNRLLKPSLIREVRSDRKDYADLESIQTFEANLRNLLLASPAGMKPTLAIDPGFRTGCKVVVLSDTGKFLEYQAIYPHTGEGKRKQAAQAVKELIDQYQIALIAIGNGTASRETDQFIGEVCQHLEQKPIKVIVNESGASIYSASEVAREEFPDLDLTVRGAISIGRRLQDPLAELVKIDPKSIGVGQYQHDVNQKLLKQKLEESVESCVNYVGVDLNTASKELLTFVSGISTTVANNIVAYRNEKGAFKNRKELLKIAKLGKKTYEQAAGFLRIRNGDNPLDNTAVHPESYQVIKQIAQTLKVPLEQISKVGERLKVLDLKQFVTEDIGLPTLQDAIAELEKPGRDPREQFKYATFQDGIAEISDLTEGMVLEGVVTNVVNFGAFVDIGVHQDGLVHISQLCDRFVTDPNEIVKVGQVVKVRVLDVNEKLKRIGLSIKQAS
- a CDS encoding 2-hydroxychromene-2-carboxylate isomerase, with amino-acid sequence MKKIVDFYYSIGSRYSYLASTQIETLEQEFDCQIVWHPVNSARLIKQGGISPFEGEPVSGQYEWNYREQDAKRWAKFYAIPYIEPRGRVNFDSELLARACTVAQRLGKEKDYSRLLFRAMFTSSLSQIYEKECVTCAEACGISTDDFQSLLAEKETMSQLNRTINRALESGVFGVPTFIVSGELFWGNDRIILLRHYLKTIN